From the genome of Ectobacillus sp. JY-23, one region includes:
- a CDS encoding SMI1/KNR4 family protein, producing the protein MDINWRRVREKKITDEMIQKVEGYFNIDFPREFVECIKKYDGGRPNPRVFCIAEQGKNIFHNLLTFDLDDNHSIIQVYEDICDRLPQHVYPFARDPFGNFICFFYKSIENQPNIVFWDHEKAAEDPQNSIFVVSDSFSALLNSLEEDEE; encoded by the coding sequence ATGGATATTAATTGGAGAAGAGTTCGTGAAAAAAAGATTACAGATGAGATGATTCAAAAGGTAGAAGGCTATTTTAATATTGACTTCCCTAGAGAGTTTGTAGAATGTATTAAAAAATATGATGGAGGAAGGCCAAATCCAAGAGTGTTTTGTATAGCAGAGCAAGGTAAAAATATTTTTCACAATTTGTTAACCTTTGATCTTGATGACAATCATTCAATTATACAGGTATATGAAGATATTTGTGACAGACTTCCACAACATGTCTATCCATTTGCACGGGACCCATTTGGGAATTTTATATGTTTTTTTTATAAGAGTATAGAAAATCAACCTAATATCGTATTTTGGGATCATGAAAAAGCAGCAGAGGATCCTCAGAACTCTATCTTTGTGGTTTCAGATTCTTTTTCAGCACTTTTGAACAGTTTGGAAGAGGATGAAGAGTAA
- a CDS encoding DUF3888 domain-containing protein: MKKAFITLAISCNFILYSNTCAANTTFPVGGSKEELYQDIFISLLHPTIQQKMNEFYKTILTVDPVVYPYEITVREAKRIGEGRTFQFLLTVRVSPVVGAHIDVGLDEFVFYIDSSTFKIIRFTHLKTEKNFPPHLQHILRKN; the protein is encoded by the coding sequence GTGAAAAAAGCGTTCATTACACTAGCAATTTCATGTAATTTTATTCTCTATTCTAATACTTGTGCTGCAAATACAACTTTTCCAGTAGGGGGCTCAAAAGAGGAACTGTACCAAGATATTTTTATCAGTCTTCTTCACCCTACCATTCAACAGAAAATGAACGAATTTTATAAAACTATACTAACGGTTGATCCTGTAGTCTACCCATATGAAATTACTGTAAGAGAAGCAAAGCGAATAGGGGAAGGACGAACATTCCAATTTCTATTAACTGTGCGTGTAAGTCCAGTAGTAGGGGCTCATATTGATGTCGGTCTTGATGAATTTGTGTTTTATATTGATAGCAGTACCTTTAAAATAATTAGATTCACACATTTAAAAACTGAAAAGAATTTCCCACCGCATTTGCAGCACATTCTAAGGAAAAATTAA
- a CDS encoding DUF2695 domain-containing protein, with protein sequence MNNLEELQQLLIEGQKLSMQGAYQRRAPAKKAIPYLLKARTGLKVYVEHEPNQALAWHLLSQVEEYLLNYNAAIFSLQKALELGGRNRKDLKRLAMLKEYGGQWQELNMSPEKLESLGVYLQNKIEFFGCDHTLTYTKEWLDENVPKSRKSKVVRAIQNQGGFCDCEVLMNVMD encoded by the coding sequence ATGAATAACTTAGAAGAGTTACAACAACTACTAATAGAAGGACAAAAATTATCAATGCAAGGTGCTTATCAGAGAAGAGCACCTGCAAAAAAAGCGATACCCTACCTTTTAAAAGCGCGAACGGGTTTAAAGGTATATGTAGAACATGAACCTAATCAAGCTTTAGCATGGCATTTATTATCACAAGTAGAGGAATATTTACTAAATTATAATGCTGCCATCTTCAGTCTACAAAAGGCTTTAGAATTAGGAGGAAGAAATCGCAAAGATTTAAAAAGACTAGCTATGTTAAAAGAGTATGGGGGACAATGGCAGGAATTGAATATGTCACCGGAAAAATTGGAATCATTAGGTGTATATTTACAGAATAAGATAGAATTCTTTGGCTGTGATCATACACTCACGTATACAAAAGAATGGCTAGATGAGAATGTGCCTAAGAGTAGAAAATCTAAGGTTGTAAGAGCGATACAGAATCAAGGGGGCTTTTGCGATTGTGAAGTCCTTATGAATGTGATGGATTAA
- a CDS encoding DUF2199 domain-containing protein encodes MRNYTKGYVCRCCGKYHDELPMSYGSPVPDYVYEIPMEEVQSRVEMNEDLCVIDEKLFFIRGCIEIPVLDGEETFIWDVWVSLSEENFGITIDSWEEEGREHQLEPMFGWLSTSIPCYPETINLKTMVHTREVGVRPYIELEPTQHPLAVEQREGIGLERIKQIAQELCNQEEQ; translated from the coding sequence ATGCGTAATTATACAAAGGGTTATGTATGTAGATGTTGCGGGAAGTATCATGATGAACTTCCAATGAGTTATGGAAGTCCGGTTCCTGATTATGTTTATGAAATACCGATGGAAGAAGTGCAAAGTCGTGTTGAAATGAATGAAGATCTATGTGTAATTGATGAGAAATTATTTTTCATTCGTGGATGTATTGAAATTCCAGTATTAGATGGAGAAGAAACATTTATTTGGGATGTTTGGGTTTCGTTAAGTGAAGAGAACTTCGGTATAACAATTGATTCTTGGGAAGAGGAAGGAAGAGAACACCAATTAGAACCGATGTTTGGCTGGTTATCAACTTCAATTCCTTGTTATCCTGAAACAATCAATTTAAAAACGATGGTTCATACTCGTGAAGTTGGGGTACGTCCTTATATCGAATTAGAACCCACTCAGCACCCATTAGCAGTTGAACAAAGAGAAGGTATAGGATTAGAGCGCATAAAGCAAATTGCACAAGAGTTATGTAATCAAGAGGAGCAATAA
- a CDS encoding WXG100 family type VII secretion target, with protein sequence MGWHHEGEVFQNFQQSNRVIDQYGRVLHDVEVSLKEISKRFSNTDNQNVDALGKSLGENLKTAAMTTLTTTGKLALITSALTIAPNTKRSDLVDIIPKVWIKEGKFASTWEKFLKHIKTHNTPEKMFAGLANLDKSLPGNSIRADNITKHIRNTLKPFGLAGVAIGGLSEVSSLTAAIKSDMEQYDGLKAGLNIATDSFYSTGKVISNLASSYGGAAGGAELGAMIGSLPCFLPPIGTAVGGIAGAIVGSAATGTASNMIFDNVLPRKRFKDFANKITSLI encoded by the coding sequence ATGGGGTGGCATCACGAGGGAGAGGTTTTTCAAAATTTCCAGCAATCCAATCGGGTCATTGATCAGTATGGGCGCGTGCTTCATGACGTAGAAGTGAGTTTAAAAGAGATTAGCAAAAGATTTTCCAACACAGACAATCAAAATGTAGACGCCTTAGGAAAATCATTAGGAGAAAATCTTAAAACAGCCGCAATGACGACATTGACCACCACTGGAAAACTGGCTCTTATTACTAGCGCGCTTACGATTGCGCCGAATACCAAACGTTCAGACTTAGTTGATATTATACCCAAAGTATGGATTAAGGAAGGTAAGTTCGCCAGTACCTGGGAAAAATTTTTGAAACACATTAAAACACATAATACACCTGAGAAAATGTTTGCAGGTCTTGCTAATCTCGATAAATCTTTGCCAGGAAATAGCATACGAGCAGATAATATTACAAAGCACATTCGCAATACATTGAAGCCGTTTGGTCTAGCAGGAGTAGCAATAGGAGGACTTTCAGAGGTCAGTTCCTTAACTGCGGCTATTAAATCGGATATGGAGCAATACGATGGTTTGAAAGCTGGCTTGAACATTGCTACAGATTCCTTTTATTCAACAGGTAAAGTTATTAGTAATCTCGCGTCTTCTTACGGCGGAGCAGCAGGCGGGGCTGAATTGGGAGCCATGATTGGTTCATTACCGTGCTTTCTTCCCCCAATCGGTACAGCTGTTGGCGGAATTGCTGGAGCGATCGTCGGATCCGCGGCAACTGGTACAGCAAGCAATATGATATTTGATAATGTATTGCCAAGAAAAAGATTTAAGGATTTCGCAAATAAAATCACTAGTCTTATATGA
- a CDS encoding WXG100 family type VII secretion target: protein MKIQVTPEKLEEVANSFSKAKVQSIQLQTILQQSIGHLCSVWKGSKKETFQKQFGQSVRMMDKYIQALHQTERELKSIATKFRQADARTGSNKILEKDSMPQDVWDGIYKGTGKAIEETVDGVKELLSDPGEVVENLVQAVSHPVDTWNSMKDVLVRSWDEEVVNGDVESRSEWFSYGVVQIGIGFLGAKGVDKVMKMTESINLMSTTANSLQSTNKLKTVGIDITSPTGMWGKSLSEDVFQNSVKMTLEDGRTINVRNGHLAEGEHPTTKVPFDEKGFPIFESYAEQYLNVEDYTKGRDVHFRRASKALYEEIQQNPEIASLFTPDEIEDFKYGDVPERFTWHHHQDFGRMQLVDYETHRKTGHTGGYHIWGSAK, encoded by the coding sequence GTGAAGATACAAGTCACACCTGAGAAATTGGAAGAAGTGGCAAATAGCTTTTCGAAAGCTAAAGTGCAAAGTATACAATTACAAACAATACTGCAACAGTCTATTGGGCATTTGTGCAGTGTATGGAAGGGGTCGAAAAAAGAAACGTTCCAGAAGCAGTTTGGGCAATCTGTTCGTATGATGGATAAGTATATACAAGCTCTGCATCAAACGGAAAGAGAACTTAAGAGTATTGCGACAAAGTTTCGTCAAGCAGATGCAAGGACTGGTTCTAACAAGATATTAGAAAAAGATTCTATGCCGCAAGACGTATGGGATGGAATATATAAAGGTACTGGAAAAGCTATAGAGGAGACTGTTGATGGTGTAAAGGAATTACTTTCTGATCCAGGTGAAGTAGTAGAAAATCTTGTACAAGCTGTTTCACATCCAGTTGATACATGGAATTCTATGAAAGACGTCTTAGTGAGGTCATGGGACGAGGAAGTAGTAAATGGTGATGTGGAGAGTCGCTCAGAATGGTTTTCCTATGGAGTAGTACAAATAGGAATAGGATTTCTAGGGGCTAAGGGCGTAGATAAAGTTATGAAAATGACTGAAAGTATAAATCTAATGAGCACTACTGCTAATTCATTACAGAGTACGAATAAATTAAAGACAGTAGGTATAGATATTACTTCTCCAACAGGTATGTGGGGGAAATCATTAAGCGAAGATGTATTTCAAAACAGTGTAAAGATGACTCTTGAAGATGGTAGAACCATTAACGTAAGGAATGGCCATTTAGCTGAAGGAGAGCATCCTACCACAAAAGTTCCCTTTGATGAAAAAGGATTTCCAATTTTTGAGTCATATGCAGAACAGTATTTGAATGTAGAGGATTATACTAAGGGAAGGGATGTTCATTTTAGAAGGGCTAGTAAAGCACTGTATGAAGAAATTCAGCAAAATCCTGAAATAGCAAGTCTTTTTACACCAGATGAAATAGAAGATTTTAAATATGGGGATGTTCCAGAGAGGTTTACATGGCATCACCATCAGGATTTCGGAAGAATGCAATTAGTTGATTATGAAACACATAGAAAAACAGGTCATACAGGAGGTTATCATATCTGGGGATCTGCAAAATAA
- a CDS encoding GNAT family N-acetyltransferase produces the protein MEIYDNSVFIKTDRLVLRRFSVNDIKYFHSYRSNPAVSLFQSWENYQYSEAESFVNDQIKNMPNQPGTWFQFAIALAKNDQLIGDCALHTPLNEPRIVEIGFTLSPEYQGNGYASEAVSGLLHYIFHSLGKHKVTAFSDVRNQKSIAVLERVNMRQEGHLLQNYMSKGQWVDEYQYAILQSEWKKRKGLLT, from the coding sequence ATGGAAATATACGATAATTCGGTTTTTATAAAAACAGATCGTCTCGTTTTAAGAAGATTTAGTGTAAATGATATCAAATACTTTCACTCATACCGCTCCAATCCAGCAGTTTCTCTATTTCAATCATGGGAGAATTATCAATATTCTGAAGCAGAATCGTTTGTTAATGATCAAATAAAAAATATGCCCAATCAACCAGGTACTTGGTTTCAATTCGCGATTGCTCTAGCTAAAAATGACCAGCTTATTGGAGACTGCGCGCTTCATACACCTTTAAATGAACCTCGCATTGTAGAAATTGGATTTACTCTTTCCCCAGAATACCAGGGCAATGGATATGCAAGCGAAGCAGTCTCGGGTTTATTACACTATATATTTCATTCATTGGGAAAACACAAAGTAACTGCTTTCTCTGATGTTCGAAATCAAAAGTCCATTGCTGTCCTAGAGCGTGTAAACATGAGACAGGAAGGACATTTATTACAAAATTATATGTCAAAAGGACAATGGGTTGATGAATATCAATATGCAATACTGCAGTCTGAATGGAAGAAACGGAAAGGTTTATTAACTTAA
- a CDS encoding phosphate transporter: protein MNGEYYIKKQRHTLVLINHDKYNELTGEYEVFPKTIHTIIKSLHEKYPLYIYYMERYGAKKDADIHVTINSFLKRRIVIIEPLCLADFNEEYIGERYIFSSENINNLLENLRANKFNDLHEVTEVLKDNCDIVCKIFDSAYI, encoded by the coding sequence TTGAATGGAGAATACTATATAAAGAAACAAAGACACACCTTGGTACTTATCAATCATGACAAATATAATGAGCTTACAGGAGAGTATGAAGTGTTCCCAAAAACAATTCATACGATTATCAAGTCACTTCATGAAAAGTATCCGTTATATATCTACTATATGGAGCGCTATGGGGCTAAAAAAGACGCAGACATTCATGTTACCATTAACAGCTTCTTGAAGCGTAGAATAGTTATTATTGAGCCTCTATGTTTAGCTGATTTTAATGAAGAATATATAGGAGAACGTTATATATTCAGTTCAGAAAATATAAATAATCTTTTAGAAAATCTGAGGGCTAACAAATTCAATGATTTACATGAGGTAACAGAGGTATTAAAAGATAATTGCGATATTGTATGTAAAATATTCGATTCAGCTTATATCTAA
- a CDS encoding DUF4367 domain-containing protein, whose amino-acid sequence MKKVLVAFLLASSLIVACSKGNNDLQNFDKTKLVSEVKKAEFQPKLPTQMPFQVKSTDVSSLGTQKNVMTIMFVGEGGEQMGLQIVKGNVEYADDLKRETIKIGSKEGYYVKNDAGAQMLNWKDNGISYDLTYFSKQSKKEISKEQLIGVAESFK is encoded by the coding sequence TTGAAGAAAGTCCTTGTCGCGTTTCTGCTTGCTTCTTCTCTTATCGTTGCTTGTAGTAAAGGGAACAATGACCTCCAAAATTTTGACAAAACAAAACTCGTTTCAGAAGTAAAAAAGGCAGAATTCCAACCCAAATTACCAACTCAAATGCCTTTTCAAGTTAAGAGTACAGATGTAAGTTCTTTAGGAACACAGAAAAATGTGATGACGATTATGTTTGTAGGTGAAGGTGGCGAGCAAATGGGGCTCCAAATTGTAAAGGGCAATGTGGAATACGCGGATGATTTGAAGCGCGAAACAATAAAAATCGGCTCCAAAGAAGGGTACTATGTAAAAAATGATGCGGGCGCACAAATGTTGAATTGGAAAGACAACGGTATTTCCTATGACTTAACCTATTTTTCTAAGCAGTCCAAAAAGGAAATCAGCAAGGAACAACTCATTGGAGTAGCAGAATCATTCAAATGA
- a CDS encoding ribonuclease E inhibitor RraB, whose translation METIKQRNRREQFDTETIQALVDAGSNLSKMHYVEHCFFLDDEETAHKVASSLHKQGYEIYEPQEAVDDDGTPFLVMIVGKQHMITPEIVFEETRKMTELAIKYTGFAESYDGWETKVME comes from the coding sequence ATGGAAACTATTAAACAAAGAAACAGAAGAGAACAGTTTGATACAGAAACCATTCAAGCATTAGTAGATGCAGGGTCTAATCTTTCTAAAATGCATTACGTAGAACATTGCTTTTTCTTAGATGACGAAGAGACAGCTCATAAAGTCGCAAGTTCACTACATAAGCAAGGTTATGAAATTTATGAGCCCCAAGAAGCCGTTGATGATGATGGAACTCCATTTTTAGTCATGATTGTAGGAAAGCAACATATGATTACTCCCGAAATCGTATTTGAGGAAACACGTAAAATGACAGAACTTGCAATTAAGTACACTGGCTTTGCGGAAAGTTACGATGGTTGGGAAACGAAAGTCATGGAATAA